The Methanosarcina barkeri str. Wiesmoor DNA segment TAAAAAATGGAAAATTTAATGTTTCTTGCACCTGAAATTGCAATCGCTGCAACCGGTCTGATTATACTGTTTATAGGGGTTTTCATGTCTTCCCGGACTAAGAATGTGCTGGGTTACCTGGCAACTCTTGGAATCCTTGCAGCTCTGGTCCTGACGATACAGAGTTTCGGGACCGAAGCTACGATGTTCTACGGCACTGTCAGCATTGACGCCCTTTCCCAGTTCTTCAAACTGGTCTTCCTGGTAGTTGCACTGATTGTTTCAATTGCTTCAATCAAGTATAATGAAAACAGTGACCACACCGAAGAGTTTTATTCCCTGGTGCTTTTCGCAACCCTCGGGATGATGGTTGTTGCCTCTTCAAACGACTTTATTCTGCTCTTCTGTGCCTTTGAGCTGGCAAGCTTTGCTACCTATGCCCTTGCAGGTTTTGAGAAACAAAACCCAAGGTCCCTTGAAGGAGCCATGAAGTACTTTATGATGGGTGCGGTTTCTTCAGCGCTTATGCTGTTTGGGATCTCTTTTGTGTATGGAGCAACAGGCACTACCAGCATTCCAATGATTGCTGAAAATGTCTCCCTCCTGGCAGAAAACCCTATAGGGCTTGTTGCAGTCGTGCTGCTAATTGCAGGTTTCGGCTTCAAGATGGCTCTTGTACCTTTCCATATGTGGGCTCCGGATACATATCAGGGTTCACCTTCAGTTGTCTCTTCCCTGCTTGCAGCCGGGTCGAAGAAAATGGGGTTTGTGGCAGCTTTCAGGGTTTTCATCCTGGCGCTTGCTGCACTCCAGCCTGACTGGCAGTTTGCTTTCACAATCCTTGCAGTCGTAACCATGACCTTCGGAAACGTGGTTGCAGTCTCCCAGACCAGTGTAAAACGCATGCTTGCTTACTCTTCTCTGGCTCAGGCAGGATACATTGCAATGGCTTTTGTGGTAATGACCCCTATGGCTCTTACAGGTGGAATCTTCTATACCCTTGCCCATGCCTTTATGAAAGGAGGAGCTTTTATTGCAGCCGGCGCAGTTGTCTGGATGATAACTACCCAAAGAACAGGGGACCTGCAGGTTCCAGACCACCTGGACAACTTCAGGGGCCTTGGAAAGAGAATGCCGCTGGTAGCTCTTTGCATGACGGTTTTCGTCTTTGCCCTTGCAGGGATCCCACTGACTTCCGGTTTCATGGCCAAGTTCGTGCTCTTCTCTTCAACCATTCAGGCAGGCATGACCTGGCTTGCGGTAATTGCAATTCTGAACAGTGCCCTTTCATTGTTCTATTATGCAAGGCTTGTAAGGTACATGTACTTCCTTCCCCCTAAAGGCAAAAAGATCGGCTTGCCTTTCCCATATGCAGCAGCTCTCCTGCTTGCAACAGCCGGCGTGCTTGTAATGGGACTCTGGCCTGAACCTTTCTTGCAGTGGGCAATGGAAGCAGCAAAGGTACTCATCTAAGGAGATATGAGATATGACAGATTGTGATCTTTGCGGACGTGCACTCCCGAGCGTTATTCCTGTCCGGGTTTTCCGTTCCCGCCTCAAATTCGCCTATCCTGAGGGTATCTGGAAAGGTCTCTGTGAGGCCTGTCTCGATTCCGCACAGGAAACCTATTTAAGCATCAATAAAGACGAAATCTCCTGCAGAAGAAACAAATGCGTTCTGTGCGGTAAAAAAGGCAGGGTTTACCCTGTGGAAATTCAGATTCCCGATTTTTCAAAGGGAGTCGTAATAAAAAAGGTAAATGTCTGCACAAAATGCCTGGATTCTATCAATGAGACTTATATCAGGTTCAAAAGAGAGCAGATTGAGGGTTCGGTTTGTGAACACGGGCATGGGAACGTTCCTGAGCATTGAATTTGAGTAAAGCTGCATTTTGCGGCTTTATTTTTCTTATTTTTTGATCTAGGTGCTTCTATGAAGACATTTCATTGAATTTACTCATTCCGGACACTATTTTTATTTTCCTATATTGAGACTGTTCTTTCGCTCATGTTTTTACAAAACATCTCTATCATACCAATTCTTACGTCAGTATTTTAAAAGGTTATTTTTATAAAGAAGTCAAAAGAACTTTTAAAAAAATGTTTTTTAAACATATCTAATAAAAAAATAGAAAGTTTTATATGTTTTTCTTGTGTTTAAACTGTTGTATATTTTTTATTAATTATATACATGTTTTTTATATGTATACTGTAGGCATGGTTCCCAAAATACCAGGATGCAAAGGCGAGGTAGGGAAAGGAATTTGGTTCCATAGAATTCATGGTTTAACGGGAAAAATAGGTGTGGTTTTCGGAATGAATCTTGAATAAGAGGTTTCAGCGAATTATTGGTTTGAGAATCCAAAACTGAGATGGTTAGAATTTGAAGGCAGGGGTGTAGATTTAATGAAAATAAGTAGGCAAATCATTTGCTCATTTATATTTATTGTTTTTTTGATGATGATTACAGGAATTTCGGCAGCAGAAAATACTAACATGAGTTTCGTGGGTCACACAGGTGGTTGGATTAGTAATGTTGCCGTGGCTGAAAATTATGCATATGTTGGAGAAGGTCAGGACTTTGTTGTATTGGACATTAAGGATGTTAATAAGCCAAAAGAAGTGGGAAAAGTAGCTATTTCAGGCTTGGTAGGTGACATCGCTATATCAGGCAACTATGCCTATATAACGGAAAACATCAGTCTAGTGATTGTGGATATTTCTAATCCATCATTGCCAAAAATCGTAGGTAGCTATAGTTTGACCAACAGTTTGGCTAGCGGTGTTACAGTATCGGGGAATTACGCTTATGTTAGCTGTCTTAGGGGTTTTGTCGCTTTGGATATTTCCAACCCGTCAATGCCAACATTAGTAGGGAGGTATACTTATAATACTTATCCTGCAAGTTATACGTCTGATATTATCATATCAGGCAACTATGCCTATGTGCCTTTCAGAAACTATGGCCTTCACATTGTTGATATAAGTAATCAATCGTCGCCAACACGTATAGCTATGTTTGATACTATAAATGTGGTTCAGGTCGCAATATCAAGCAATTACGCCTATGCAACCAGTGGTGATAACGGTCTTGCTATAATTGATATCAGTAATCTTTCATCTCCAACACTTGTGGGGAGTTACAATCCCACTGATGCACGTCCAACTGGTATTGCAGTATCAGACAATTATGCGTATATAGCCAATGCAAATAGTGGAGACAATGGGTTCACAGTCCTAGACATCACTAATGTTTCTTCTCCAAAATTAGTGGGAAAGTATGCGACAGGGTCTTCGGATTATGTTACGCTTTCTGGCAACCAAGCTTATGTAATTAATGACCAAACAGGTCTTGCTATTATAAGCATAGCAGATAAATCGTCCCCAACGCTTTTAAGCAGCTACAATTCCATCGGTGGAGCGCGTGATGTTGCAGTATCGGGCAATTATGCATACGTAGCTGACGAATCAAAGGGTCTTTCGGTTATCGACATTACAGATCCATCTTTGCCAAGATTTGCAGACAGGTATTATAATAGTGGGACTACATATGCCGTTGCAGTATCAGGCAATTATGCATACTTGGCTAGCGGAGATAACAAACTTGTGATTGTCGATATTTCAAATTTATCTTCCCTCAAATTTGCGAGCAGTTGTTATACCGGTTACTCGTTTTATTCTACAGATATAGATATAGTAGGCACTTATGCTTATATAGCCTATAACGGTGGTATTGCAATTGTAGACGTCGCGAATCCCTTGTTACCAAAACTGATAAGCAAGTATGATGTTGGTGATATTGTGACCGGTATTGCCGTGGAAGGTGATTACGCCTACATAGCCGATAACGCTGGTCTCATTATAGTTGATATCACAAATACTTCTTCACCTAAACTTGTAGGCAAGTATATTACTGGTGCAATTACATTTGATATTGCTGTAGCAGGTAATTATGCATATATAGCCAACATGGTCAATGGCTGGAATGGGATTTTAGTTGTTGATGTCACAAATCGTTCCTCACCAACGCTTGCAGGTAAGATTTCTGTTCCTGCTGAAGGCATTAGTATATCAGATAACTGTGCATATGTAAGTTGGTTTGATGGTCTTTACGCTGTTGATATCACTAATCCTTCCTCGCCAATAGTTGTAGGTCATTATGGCACTGCTGGTGTAGCATCCAATTCTTGCACTCAAGATAGTTATGTCTATGTAGCTGATGAGAGAAATGGACTTGTTATTTTAAAGACAGATATTCAGAATCCTGAGCCAGTGCCGCCTAAGAGTGATATTCCAAGCTCTACTTATGGTTCTCCAAGTTCCAATCCAAATGGGGCTTATTCCAAAGAACCAGTAAATTTGGGAACTGGCAGCTATTTCTACCAATATCAAGATTTGTCTATTCCTGGTCGTGGCTTACCTCTGACAGTTTCTCGTTCCTATAATTCTATGGATAATCGCAGTGGGCTCTTCGGTTCTGGCTGGACATTCAATTATAACATGAATTTAACTGTTGATAATAACGGTAATGTAACTGTTTTGGGAGGAGATGGTCACACTGACACATATATTCTAAATCCAGATGGTACTTATTCTCGGCCTTTGAGTGTTTTTGATGATTTAATCAAAAATTCGGATGAGACTTACACTTTAACCAAGAAAGACCAAACTAAGTATAACTTTTCCTCTGAAGGTAAACTGGTCAATATAGTAGATAAGAATGGTAACCAAATTAATTTCACATATACTGGCGAACAACTTACTAAAGTGACTGACGCTTCCGGAAGAGAACTGATTTTAGCTTATGATCACAATGGTCACATTATCTCAATTACTGATCCAATGGGCAGGGTTTGGAGTTATTCCTATGATGATCAGGGCAATTTGATACAGTGTAAGAACCCGATAGGCGGAAAATTGAGTTATACATATGATGAAAATCACTGGATGACCTCGATAACTGATCCTCGAGGAAACCATCCCATGAAAAATACCTATGATGAGAAAGGGCATGTAATCAGCCAGAGTAATTCTCTCAATGCAACTTATACCTTTAATTACGACTCAGAAAATCGAAAGACTACTGAAACGGATCCATTTGGCAAGAATAAAACTTATTCATTCGATGAACATTTCTGGGAACTGAATGAAACTAATCAATTAGGATATACGATTTCTTATGCCTATGACGAAAACGGTAACAGGATTAGTGTTACTAACGAAAACAGTAAGACTACCAAACTTGCCTACGACGCCAATGGCAATATCATTAAGACAACTAATCCCTTGGGCTACAGTAAATCAATGACTTATGACTCAAAAAATAATCTGATTAGCCAGACTGATGAGTTGAGGCATAAAACCTCTTTTGAATACGATGATAATAGCAATCTTATTAAGAGTATAGACGCTCTTGGCCATGAGACTGTTTTCAGTTATGACAAATATGGGCAAGTTATAGGCGAGACTGACTCCAACAAAAAAACCGCAACTTTTAGTTATAACAATAACGGTGATCAAATTACAATCACTGATGCTAATGGAAAAACTTCAGCCTTTACTTATGATACTGTAGGCAGAGTAACTACCAAAACTGATGCAAAAGGTAATAGATATACATTTCAGTATGATGCCCTTGACAATCTCCTAAGCATCACCGATCCTATGGGACAAACTACAAGTAACAAATACGATGCTGCTGGAAATAAAATTAGTTTTACAGATGCTGAAGGTAGATTAACAAAGTATTCTTACGACTCTTTAAATCAGTTAGTTAAAGTAACGAATGCAATGGGTGGAGTAGTTAGGTACAAATATGATGCCGTTGGCAATCTGGTTTCCACGACAGACGCAAAAGGGCATAAAACAAGCTATGATTACGATCCACTAAATCGCCAGGTCTCTGTTACTAATGCATTAGGGAAAACTACACGTAACAAATATGATGCGATTGGCAATAAAATTAGTATTACTAATGCATATGGAAAGTCAACAAGGTATTCTTACAACTCCTTAAATCAGTTAGTTAAAGTAACGAATGCAATGGGTAAAGTAGTTAGGTACAACTATGATGCTGTTGGAAATCTGATCTCCACAACAGATGAAAATGGGCATAAAATAAACTACGGTTACGATTCCCTAAATCGCCAGGTCTCTGTTACTGATGCATTAAGGAAAACTACACGTAACAAATATGATGCGGTTGGCAATAAAATTAGTATTACTAATGCATATGGAAAGTCAACAAGGTATTCTTACAACTCCTTAAATCAGTTAGTTAAAGTAACGGATGCAATGGGTGGAGTAGTTAGGTACAACTATGATGCTGTAGGAAATCTGATCTCCACAACAGATGCAAATGGGCGTAAAACAAACTATGGCTACGATTCCCTAAATCGCCAAGTCTCTATTACTAATGCATTAGGGAAAACTACACGTAACAAATATGATGCGGTTGGAAACAAAATTAGTTCTACTGATGCAAATTGGAGATTAACAAAATATTCTTACGACTCTTTAAATCGGTTAGTTAAAGTAACGGATGCAATGGGTGGAGTAGTTAGGTACACCTATGACGCCGTAGGAAATCTGATCTCCACAACAGATGCAAAAGGGCATAAAACAGACTATGGTTATGATTCATTAGATCGTCAAGTTTCTATTACTGATCCATTGGGAAGAACTGCACGTAACAAATATGATGCGGTTGGAAACAAAATTAGTTCTACTGATGAAGATGGGAAGACCACTTCTTACGGTTATGATGTTTTAAATCGCCTAACAAAGGTTTCCTACCCTGATGATCAAAAAGTGAGTTACAACTATGATGCCGTAGGGAATCGCTTGACGATGAAAGATAGCCATGGAACAACTGCATATAAGTACGATAAACTGAATCGCTTGCTTAGTGTTCTCAACCCCGATGGCCAAAAAGTGAGCTACACGTATAATAAAGTTGGGAATCGCGTTAAAATGACGTATCCTGATGGCAAGACGACTTCTTATTCTTATGATGCTGTCAATAGGTTAATAGGTGTAATTGATTCGGATGGTCATATTACAAGTTATTCTTATGCTAAAAATGGTAATTTGAAAACTATGAACACTCCTAATGGGGTAAAGACAGAATATTCCTATGATAAAGCCAACAGATTGGTTGAATTAATTAATAAAAACACAACTCAGGTTGTTTCAAGTTATAAGTACACCCTGGATGCTGCAGGCAATCGTTTAAAAGTTGATGAGCAACTTGCGGAAGGGGTCGAGTCTGGAGATTCAGAGTTAAAAGAGTCACAGCTTTTGACTACTACATATGGATATGATAAGCTCTATCGCTTAACCAAAGTCGATTATCCTTCTAACAAGACTGTAAGTTACAAATATGACTCTATGGGCAATAGAATTAGCATGACTACAAATGTTGACGGGATCGGCTCGACTATTAGTTACAAATATGATGCTGCTGATCAACTTTTGCAATCAGGGAATATCTCTTATTCATATGACAAAAAAGGAAATCTAATAAAAAAGAGAGTAAACTCAACACAGTTTATGTCTTACAGTTATGATGAGGCAAATAGATTAAAAAATGTTTCCGAATTCGTAAGTAACACTAATACTCCAAAATCTTCGTATAATTTTGAATATGATGGAGACGGAAACCGCATCATAAAAACGACAATAAACGGCGAGAACGCACAGTCCACCAAATATGTATTGGACATCAACAGCGCTTTACCCCAGGTGCTCACCGAATCAGATACAAAAAACACAACCTGCTACACTTATGGAACAGACCTTATTTCCATGACCAATTCTGAAAACGCAGAATACTATTACCATTATGATGGACTGGGAAGTGTACGCAGTCTCAGCGACAGCAAAGGAATAATTAAAAATACTTACTTGTATGATGCTTTCGGACAGGTACAGAAGGAAATAGGTACAGTTGACAATGAATTCCGTTTCACAGGGGAACAAATGGATGATGAAACTGGGCTGATTTATCTTAGGGCAAGGTATTATGACCCTAGTGTTGGAAGGTTTATTACCAAGGATGTAATCAAAGGTAGAAGGGTAACTACGCAGAGCATCAATCGTTATGTGTATACAACAAATAACCCGGTAAATCTAGTCGATCTAACTGGTTATTGTGGAGATAAGGTAAATAGTAGAAGTTCCAATCAAAGAGATACGTTTTCAGATTTATTAAATTTAGCTACTGACATTATGCCTTTGTATCTTGAATCGTTAGTAGTTCTTGGAAGACCAGAGATTGCCACGACAGGACAGCTTAACCTTTGGGAAGGGGCTTTTTTAAATCAAAATAACGATCTACTGGATTATGCAGACAAAATTGCAACTCCTATTAATTTACTACAAGCTGCTTTCGATGCAGGTATAACCCCAAAAGAAATGGCCAACGTATGGTTTAATTCTCAGGAAAGGGATGAATCAATAAATTGGTTGCTAGAAAATCCTGATAAACTGGGAGATGTTTACAATGAATTTACTACCGATTTTTATGCCACTGCTTCAAACGCTTTCTTGGAAGATACACGAATCGCTCCTGTTGTGTATTATGCTACACAAGGTCAGGTAGATTTACGTATCACAGGAGAGGAGGTGAGAGAAAACTTTGTGAAGCCTATCTCAGATGGACTAGCCGACTGGTTATATTATCATAATTTGTATTGAGATTCACATTTCGACCCCTCCTCTCAAAAATAAGGTGAATTTTGCAACAACTGAATCAAATTGCGGATGGCCACTCCACCATAAAAAGGCTGTCCGACAATTACGTTCAGTAATAAATGAATTTAGACCCCTTGAAAAATGAGTAGTTTTTTAAGGGATATTATATCTTATTTGCCCAATTAAATATGGTATCAGCTCTCCCCCCGTTAAAGTACATCCATTAAAGGATCTATTTGCTGTTTAAATGATTTAAGTACTTTAATTGGTAAATTAAACGTTGATTTTTTCCTTACTTTTAGCATTGAATTTTGTATGGATGAAAATGACATCAGATGCCTTATTTATAAACAAACATAAATTGTAAAAGAATAAAGTATTTATCTCGCTTTCTTCTTGATTTAAAAGAGTATTATAAATTATTTATCTAAAAAATTGATTTTTAGAGTTTACCTTAATTGGGGAAACTCTAAATGCATACCTATTATCCAAAATAATCACTGTATACCCTTAGTTTTAGTACTGATTTGGAAGGACCCTATTTACTTTGTGAATCTTGATACGAATTTTACAGCATAAAAAGCAAATTTATTAAAGTCTTTCAGACTTTTAATAAGTAATTTTCTTATATCTGTATAAACTGATTATGTATATTTGCCGGATGTTGTCAAAATGAATTTTGAATTGCGAAAGTGGAACAAAACCGATGTTGAAAGCTTTTTCAAGTATTCCCACAATACAAAAATTGCAAAAAACATGAGAGATTCTTTTCCCTCCACTTTAGATGACTGCAGAAAAACTGTAGAAAGCTTTAGCTGTAACGATGAAACACAACAGTGTTGCAGAGCAATTGTTGTGAACGGAGAAACTGCAGGGTGCATTGCATTATTCCTTAAAAGCGATGTTTATTGTAAGAATGCAGAAATTGCATACTGGCTTGGTGAACCTTTTTGGGGCAGGGGAATAATGAGCGAAGCAATAAAACAACTTTGTCGGACAGCTTTTGAACAGTATGATATTGTCCGGATATTTGCAGAGCCTTATGCACAAAATATCGGCTCAAGAAAAGCTCTTGAAAAAGCCGGATTTGTTTTAGAGGGCATAATGAAGAAAGGTGTCTATAAAAATGGTAATTTTTTTGATTATTGTATGTATGCTCTTGTGAAATAACTTGTGAAATAACTTCTGACTTATCACTGGTACCAACATTCTCAAATCCGAATTTTAGAGAAACTTTAATTTCTAATTGATCAACAACTCAAGTGTCCTTCGAAGGAATTGAGTGTGCTCATAATTCACGGTTATGCTTTTTTTCATTTCCTAATCGAATGGTCCGTACGATGAAGAATATTACTGTGCCAAATATGATTATCATAAAAATAGGTAAAAAAATGGTTGATAAAGGCTGTGCAGTTACAGTATGATAATTTAGGTAAAAGAATATAGCTAAGATCTCAACTTTAATGAATATAATTAGATTCTTTGTACTGAGGTACACAGCTTCTTTGTTTTCATCTGTTATTTGAACAGGAACATTCCAAATCTGTGGAAAAAAAGATACTACAGTAATGAAGATATAAAGCAAAATACCTATGGTTGGTAAAATAAAGGTTTGATATTTACTTCCCCAGCTATCGATTTCACCCAGTGCATTATAGTGCATAGGAACTTGTTGAGGAATTTGATCCCACTGAGTGTAAATAAAAACGATCATCCCGACTAAAAATAGAAGTCCTATAGTTTCCAAAGCAAGCTGGAGTTTAGTATACTTCAATTTCATAGTGAGATTCTCCCTAATAAGTAAAACACAAGCTTCTATTGCTTGTATTATCTGTCTTTGGCACATGCTCTACTTTATAGTAAAAGGGGGAAAATTCTTCAATTGTACAAAATATATAGAGGCGGTATATAGCGTTAATGTACTTATAACTTACTTTTGCGAAAAGCTAATAATAGAAGAGGAGATCGTTTTAGATCTCCTATTCAATAGTCCTTTTTTAAGTATTTCCACCGTGGTGTATTTCCACCGTGGTGTATTTTGAAGAAAGATATCAAAGTCAACTGTGAAATTCTAAAAATTACTGAAGAAAATTTCAGCATTTGGGTTTATACTAATGAAATTTGTTATTTTAGAGGATTTCTATAATGCTGAAAACTCAAATATTTCATAAAGAAGCCTGAAAAAAGAGAAAATATACATAACTAAAATAATTTAGCTATGTGTTTTTATATATCTTCGGACTGCCAGAATTTCGATTTTTTGATGTACTTTTCAATCTTTTCAGCGTCCCATACACCTTCCATTCGGGACAAATTAGAAGTGCGGTCAGCAAATTTTAAGACGACTCCGCGTATAGAATGCAAATGAGGGAAATACCATCCTGTATCATCTTCTTTTCTTTCATGTGTGACTTCACGAACGAGATTAGCGACATCTTCGCCAAAAGTAGTAACTAAATTTTTATATGTTGTGTCGGTGTATTCTAACGTGTCGTGAAGTAGAGAAGCCGCCTGAAGTTCAAAGTCCTCGGGGTAAAGTATTTTAATAATTTCATAGACCTGCCAACAATGGGCCATAAAATAATTATTTCCTGCATCATCAAGTTGATCAGCATGTGCTTTTGTGCCAAATTCTATTGCTTGCCTAATTGTCATATTTATGCTGTTCATTCACATCACTTTCGTGATATTAGTTAGTAATTCGCTCATATATATGCCTCCTATTCAATAATCAAATCATCAAAGATCAGGAAATAATCACAGACTCTATATAAGTATGAAAATTGAATAGCTTGAGAGTTTACACAGAAAATTTATAAACTTTTAACAAGATGTTTGTAGGGTTTAAATCTAATTTCCAAAATTGCTCTAATCCAGTAATCACCCCAATTCTGTAATCACCCCAATTCTGTAAAACAGGCTTTAAAAGGCATGATTATGTTAGCTTTGGGAATGTTTAAGATTCTTAAACTTGCTTCTTGGTAAAGCACATAGGAGTAATTTAAACGATAAAAAAGAAGAAATTTCGAATAGAAAGTTTGCTTTTAACAATATTACTTCTATGCATGGTATTTGTGCCGACTGCAAGTGCACAAGATAGTTTAG contains these protein-coding regions:
- the fpoN gene encoding F(420)H(2) dehydrogenase subunit N; the protein is MENLMFLAPEIAIAATGLIILFIGVFMSSRTKNVLGYLATLGILAALVLTIQSFGTEATMFYGTVSIDALSQFFKLVFLVVALIVSIASIKYNENSDHTEEFYSLVLFATLGMMVVASSNDFILLFCAFELASFATYALAGFEKQNPRSLEGAMKYFMMGAVSSALMLFGISFVYGATGTTSIPMIAENVSLLAENPIGLVAVVLLIAGFGFKMALVPFHMWAPDTYQGSPSVVSSLLAAGSKKMGFVAAFRVFILALAALQPDWQFAFTILAVVTMTFGNVVAVSQTSVKRMLAYSSLAQAGYIAMAFVVMTPMALTGGIFYTLAHAFMKGGAFIAAGAVVWMITTQRTGDLQVPDHLDNFRGLGKRMPLVALCMTVFVFALAGIPLTSGFMAKFVLFSSTIQAGMTWLAVIAILNSALSLFYYARLVRYMYFLPPKGKKIGLPFPYAAALLLATAGVLVMGLWPEPFLQWAMEAAKVLI
- a CDS encoding F420H2 dehydrogenase subunit FpoO produces the protein MTDCDLCGRALPSVIPVRVFRSRLKFAYPEGIWKGLCEACLDSAQETYLSINKDEISCRRNKCVLCGKKGRVYPVEIQIPDFSKGVVIKKVNVCTKCLDSINETYIRFKREQIEGSVCEHGHGNVPEH
- a CDS encoding RHS repeat-associated core domain-containing protein; amino-acid sequence: MKISRQIICSFIFIVFLMMITGISAAENTNMSFVGHTGGWISNVAVAENYAYVGEGQDFVVLDIKDVNKPKEVGKVAISGLVGDIAISGNYAYITENISLVIVDISNPSLPKIVGSYSLTNSLASGVTVSGNYAYVSCLRGFVALDISNPSMPTLVGRYTYNTYPASYTSDIIISGNYAYVPFRNYGLHIVDISNQSSPTRIAMFDTINVVQVAISSNYAYATSGDNGLAIIDISNLSSPTLVGSYNPTDARPTGIAVSDNYAYIANANSGDNGFTVLDITNVSSPKLVGKYATGSSDYVTLSGNQAYVINDQTGLAIISIADKSSPTLLSSYNSIGGARDVAVSGNYAYVADESKGLSVIDITDPSLPRFADRYYNSGTTYAVAVSGNYAYLASGDNKLVIVDISNLSSLKFASSCYTGYSFYSTDIDIVGTYAYIAYNGGIAIVDVANPLLPKLISKYDVGDIVTGIAVEGDYAYIADNAGLIIVDITNTSSPKLVGKYITGAITFDIAVAGNYAYIANMVNGWNGILVVDVTNRSSPTLAGKISVPAEGISISDNCAYVSWFDGLYAVDITNPSSPIVVGHYGTAGVASNSCTQDSYVYVADERNGLVILKTDIQNPEPVPPKSDIPSSTYGSPSSNPNGAYSKEPVNLGTGSYFYQYQDLSIPGRGLPLTVSRSYNSMDNRSGLFGSGWTFNYNMNLTVDNNGNVTVLGGDGHTDTYILNPDGTYSRPLSVFDDLIKNSDETYTLTKKDQTKYNFSSEGKLVNIVDKNGNQINFTYTGEQLTKVTDASGRELILAYDHNGHIISITDPMGRVWSYSYDDQGNLIQCKNPIGGKLSYTYDENHWMTSITDPRGNHPMKNTYDEKGHVISQSNSLNATYTFNYDSENRKTTETDPFGKNKTYSFDEHFWELNETNQLGYTISYAYDENGNRISVTNENSKTTKLAYDANGNIIKTTNPLGYSKSMTYDSKNNLISQTDELRHKTSFEYDDNSNLIKSIDALGHETVFSYDKYGQVIGETDSNKKTATFSYNNNGDQITITDANGKTSAFTYDTVGRVTTKTDAKGNRYTFQYDALDNLLSITDPMGQTTSNKYDAAGNKISFTDAEGRLTKYSYDSLNQLVKVTNAMGGVVRYKYDAVGNLVSTTDAKGHKTSYDYDPLNRQVSVTNALGKTTRNKYDAIGNKISITNAYGKSTRYSYNSLNQLVKVTNAMGKVVRYNYDAVGNLISTTDENGHKINYGYDSLNRQVSVTDALRKTTRNKYDAVGNKISITNAYGKSTRYSYNSLNQLVKVTDAMGGVVRYNYDAVGNLISTTDANGRKTNYGYDSLNRQVSITNALGKTTRNKYDAVGNKISSTDANWRLTKYSYDSLNRLVKVTDAMGGVVRYTYDAVGNLISTTDAKGHKTDYGYDSLDRQVSITDPLGRTARNKYDAVGNKISSTDEDGKTTSYGYDVLNRLTKVSYPDDQKVSYNYDAVGNRLTMKDSHGTTAYKYDKLNRLLSVLNPDGQKVSYTYNKVGNRVKMTYPDGKTTSYSYDAVNRLIGVIDSDGHITSYSYAKNGNLKTMNTPNGVKTEYSYDKANRLVELINKNTTQVVSSYKYTLDAAGNRLKVDEQLAEGVESGDSELKESQLLTTTYGYDKLYRLTKVDYPSNKTVSYKYDSMGNRISMTTNVDGIGSTISYKYDAADQLLQSGNISYSYDKKGNLIKKRVNSTQFMSYSYDEANRLKNVSEFVSNTNTPKSSYNFEYDGDGNRIIKTTINGENAQSTKYVLDINSALPQVLTESDTKNTTCYTYGTDLISMTNSENAEYYYHYDGLGSVRSLSDSKGIIKNTYLYDAFGQVQKEIGTVDNEFRFTGEQMDDETGLIYLRARYYDPSVGRFITKDVIKGRRVTTQSINRYVYTTNNPVNLVDLTGYCGDKVNSRSSNQRDTFSDLLNLATDIMPLYLESLVVLGRPEIATTGQLNLWEGAFLNQNNDLLDYADKIATPINLLQAAFDAGITPKEMANVWFNSQERDESINWLLENPDKLGDVYNEFTTDFYATASNAFLEDTRIAPVVYYATQGQVDLRITGEEVRENFVKPISDGLADWLYYHNLY
- a CDS encoding GNAT family N-acetyltransferase, producing the protein MNFELRKWNKTDVESFFKYSHNTKIAKNMRDSFPSTLDDCRKTVESFSCNDETQQCCRAIVVNGETAGCIALFLKSDVYCKNAEIAYWLGEPFWGRGIMSEAIKQLCRTAFEQYDIVRIFAEPYAQNIGSRKALEKAGFVLEGIMKKGVYKNGNFFDYCMYALVK
- a CDS encoding DUF1648 domain-containing protein; translation: MKLKYTKLQLALETIGLLFLVGMIVFIYTQWDQIPQQVPMHYNALGEIDSWGSKYQTFILPTIGILLYIFITVVSFFPQIWNVPVQITDENKEAVYLSTKNLIIFIKVEILAIFFYLNYHTVTAQPLSTIFLPIFMIIIFGTVIFFIVRTIRLGNEKKHNREL
- a CDS encoding HD domain-containing protein, with amino-acid sequence MNSINMTIRQAIEFGTKAHADQLDDAGNNYFMAHCWQVYEIIKILYPEDFELQAASLLHDTLEYTDTTYKNLVTTFGEDVANLVREVTHERKEDDTGWYFPHLHSIRGVVLKFADRTSNLSRMEGVWDAEKIEKYIKKSKFWQSEDI